In the Pleurodeles waltl isolate 20211129_DDA chromosome 3_1, aPleWal1.hap1.20221129, whole genome shotgun sequence genome, TAAAGATATGAATGACTGAGGTgagaatttcaagaaaacaaatgtATCACTTTCTGCATAAAAATAATTCTGCCCGTAATGTTGACCCTGaagtgcatgggtgcctgcgtttTTGCTAGGGCTGCCTCAAGTACACCAGTCCATAGAGAGCTGAAAAGAACCACATCTTGGTATATATGGCACTTTCCAGCTCTCTCCCATTtacgcaacacagcacagcaacttgccttgctccactgtgttgtgtgaattttAAGTAATTCTGCCCTGGTATGTTTAACCAAGATACATTAGAAAAGAGAGGAAATATTCCATATTTTTCATCTTTAGGTACCCTGCGTGGAGAAAAGATATTGGACATAATTATTCATTTTGGACAATCACTTTTCAAGAGGTTTAAAAATATGAAAGAGGTAATTATTTTAGGAAAACAcatgttttttctttacaaaaccATTAAGTGAATTCTGACCTTCGAAATTAAATAATTTTCAAAGTTACGTAATTAATATTGCTTCTTAATGTAAACACTTTAGATTGAAGTGAAACCATATTTGGAGAAcaacaaagtgtgtttattgacatagattgtAGACATTCAGAAATATGGTTAGTGGTGAATATTAGTTAGTGATGAATATTAGTCCAATATTTCGATTGATCCTGATAAATTCATGCTGTGCAATATTTACTGTTTTCTGAAGAAAATGACTTAGggttgattacgagtttggaggacggaaaactccatctgccaaactcccgacagggtggtcgCTGCCTACGTAGCAACATCCCCgccggagctattatgggtttcctgtctccaggtcataattgagccggcggcaatgctgttgcctgcagagtgcactagcacccttgcagtgttcaaaatgtgcaaagcagacagtgaacattatgatGATGCTGGGCACCCCTgtggacccctgcacctgttctccgccagctttttcatggcgttgctactgccatgaaaccggtGGAGGAGAATGAGgcagtaatccccagggcaacgctgcaatgCTGCCCTGACGGTTTAGGACCTCCACCACTACCAGGCCACCAGAATCcaggatcctggcggagctggcggttccctggtggtccaATGTGGCAAATAACTGTAAATATACTGATTTTATTTTGTGCATCTTTAGATTGACTGGTATTTTTGTGCTATTTGAAAATAATGATTGAATATGATATACAGGATAACCTACATTAATTGATCACTATGTTTGCGCCAAGGCAGATTTGTTATTATGTATATAGCTGTAcagctttttctttcttccttctctttttacgTCTGTTCTTCTCAACCCattatgcttctttttctttttgggtttggtcttctgatcttctgcattatagattttcattttctttattgttTGCATGCTTTTTCATCTTTTCTAATTCTTTCCTTGATACGGAATAACTTTTTGTGCTgatgttgttttttctctttcaccATTTATTTTACCTAGTAAGAAATATTGCCCAAATCCTGCATTTAAAATTAAAAGACATTTTACCAAATCAAGATAAAAACCATGAGTGATAGTTTTAAAATACTGAAAAGATTTGTATTTAAACTACTAGCTTTGATGGGTTTTATGTTTTGAAATAGTTTTTACGTGTACACAAGAAAACATATTTGTATAAAGGATAGGTATTCTGTGTGTTTTTCATTCACAGCCATGACAAAGAGGGTTTCTTtgaaaaacgtgttggctgtttgttgTGTAAATCAACTCTAAAGAATCATCAATAAAGGTTTTCAAATAAATTGGAGTGCAATACATCAATAATTTTGCCTGGACAATAATGAACTGATACTGAGATGATAATTATTAATAATGGACCTTCTATAGAACATATGTGTACTTTCTAACAGGCGTGAACTTAGAATAGCTACATAATTACTTGTTAGTTTTAATACACATAACAGGACAGCACTATTCACAAGAAGAGGTACTATTGACTTTCAATTAATGTACCCTAAAGACAcagagcctgattacgactttggcagtcccaccGTTGGACCGGCAAAGCCACAGGGATGAGTCCGCCATCAAGCCGGCAACCTCACCACTCCCCTTGTATTACGacgtttccaccgggctgaccggcagaaacgccATATTACAACAATTCCatcggtcagcccggtggaaacagtgcagcggcttCCTTTGAGACCAATGCCggtgcacaccagcaccctcggaatgcgcactgtctgcagagcagatagTGCGCATGCCGAGGGTGctggcaagggggcccctgcactgcccccaacATGGTCgagggcagtgccggggccccctgtggcccccagcactggctttccgccagcatttccatggcggtgcaactgccatgcaaagactgacagaaagtggagttgtgatcagcatggtggtgccgccatgggcaccgccgtggctgaccatgtcTCCGACTGCGGCCAACCCATTGGGATCCCTGATCCCGTCGAAGGCGGCGGTCTTCTTGCAGTCTgtccaccaggatcataatctagcagtcggaccaccaggagagcagctgtccgaccgccaccgcaagtttggtggtcctcagactgccaaactcgtaatcgggcccgtAGTGCCTAATTTAGtgtttgacagatgggttactccctcCCAACGGTGATAgataccctgtctgccaaaatgtaaatcccataggaaatacagggatttatatttcggcggatggggtatccatcaccattgtgacagagtaacccatccactaaaatctaaatcaggccaatagttTTCATACACAAGAATGACTAAAATTATATTAAaagtaaaaaagcattggcaaaattaaATATTACCCTACCAGCTCTCGCATGAGTGTGCACTTTTTAGGTAGGTGTGCACTTATGATCAGGAAAAATGCTGTCAAtcacagtgcaagagagccaatggctgaagtgggcttacTGATTGCTATGGAGACCACAGTAAAATCTGAATGACAGATAAACAGACTGACTACTTAGTTATCAAGTTTCCCTCAGCCACATTCTCAGGGTGCTTTTTTCTATTTAAACAATAGACTGAATATTGCCTTCTTCTTTACCTCATTCGTATACTCTGACCACAAAATATGAGAAACATCAGCAAGTGTTTGCCTAGCCTCAAATTTAATTCCGCCAAAACCCCGAGCAATTCTGTAGTCCTCAGTCAGCTTGACCAATGCAGTAGACCTTTACTAGATGTTCCCACAACTCCTTCCACCTACTTGAAATAGTACAGTTTTATCACCTGTAAGCAGTTCAAATGTCCCGGACATTCCTCCATCTCCCACTAGGCTGATTGCCTCCAAGTTTTCAACAGGTCCCTACATAAAACTCTCATAGTGATCAAAGCATACAAAGATTCTCCTTTTATCTGAAATATGCACTCATCCTCGACCACTCCCTTGCTGCCCCAGAGATAACAAATAATATAATATTCCACCTCTCACAGCTGCCTTTTCCATCTTGATCATATGGCTCCTCAATAATCTAGTCTTCTTGTCCTCTCAAGCAAAGATCTGCCTCCCCCCTGTGCACCAGTGAAATAATTTGAAGTGGTACCTGGTCTAAAGTAAAAGGATCACTGCATCCACCACGTGTATGCTCAGCCTCCCACATGCACTGAGGACACCACAAACACCTTCATGATACCAACTAACGTAACTGCTGATGTAATTGATGTCATCATCTGGTAATGCCCACACTACTGCTACACGAGCGATCAACTCCTCTTGCACTGAAGACCCCACCACCACATACCACACTAAAACCAGTGTACTTTAAGTGTTGACAATATCTGTTAATGTTTTACTGTTCTCTACCAAATTCTGACTAATACTGCCTGTTACTCGCCACCCTTTATTTCGCTTTCCTTGATGCATTGCCTCCACAGCACTGCAGTTTGACATGATCAAGGAGTAAACGTACATAAACAATTTTCCTTTGATGTGTTTTTGCTCTCTGTTAAGTGACAAATAACTGGGACACCCTGCAAGATAGCAACAGAGTTCTATTTGGTAATTAAATCATCCCAGTCTTTGCAGTTTTACTTATTTTTGAAAATGACATTCTCACTCATCTTACCTACCTGACGTATGGTAAAGTATGCTTGCTAGTAAATAgactttattggggttttttatCGTAGATTATGTTTTTACTGCTTTAGACTGATAGTTACGGAGCCCCATGCTTTTATGCAGAGGAAATCTCTGTACACCATTAAGGAGATGATTTCAACTAAAGTCCATCCCTGTACCGCTTGCTCTTTCAAGGTATTGGGTGACATAGGAAGAGTTGAAGTATCTCGCATGGATATACCACCGCTATGAGGTTTGCAATACACaaaaatatcacatccactacatcacaaATTAATTCTAGGTGAGTAAATGTGGAGGTAAAAATAGTAATTATATACTGCCATGATAGGCAGGTGATGTACTGGAAGTGATAGTGTTCTATGATAACCTTATCAGTCTCAATGTAGTGTCACAGGGCCCTCATGTGAGTTTTAAACAAGTGTATGTGATTGtcgcagcagctgtggcaggaggGTTGCATAGGACATGGTCTCCAGGTGCTCTGGTGCTGCCTGGCCACATGCCCTTCCATTATCATTGGTGCCTCTTCAACGCACCATAAAGTCACTTACCAGGCACTGATGGGGCTTCTCGCCGGTGTGCACCAGGTGGTGCTTCTGTAGGTGTGCTAGCTGTGTGAAGCACTTCTTACAGATGTGGCATTGGAAAGGCCTCTCCCCACTGTGGACCCGTAGATGAACCTGCAGATGAGACGAGACAGCACACAGGCATTACTCAGGATACTCCATGCCTGGATGAGAGGATGGACTTAGTCAGATTGAGCTAATGTATATGCTGAGGAGCTAGGGTTGTAAAACCAATTATCCTTCATGGACTACAGTGTATCCACTCTGCCACCTGATCTTATAGACCAGAGCCTGGAAGGACATCAGATTCATTGTTGAATATAATTGCAccatctgcagtgatcacatcagcaGCAATCTATGAGCTATGCAAAACCAGCAGAAAACTGGGCAATATTTGCTGTAAGGTGAGGAATACTGGCAGATAGAGCTGATAGAACATAGGGGGAGCAAGAAGGGGCAAGAATAACTGAAGACCCTGGAAACATTAAGCACTGTAGGATAACACTGACTATAAATGTGGGGAGGCAAGGTGATCTGTAGGGCAGTGGAGGCATTGGGAACAATGAGACTTGTAGGGTAGTATTTATTGGAGACAATGGGAGCAATGAGACCTGTAAGGAAGTCTTGACTGAAGACAATGAGAGCAATGACACCTGTAGTGTAGTACTGACTGTAGACAACAGGAGCAAAAAGACCTCTAGGGCAATATTGACTGAAGACAATGAGAGGAAAGAGACTTCTAGGGCAGTATTGACCGAAGACACAACTTACTGTTTCATGGTATTGACTATAGAGAGATAAGCAATTATAGCAGTACTGCACAACTGGCATAGGGTATTTGGGGAATAAGGACAGATAAGACTGAAGAGACAAGAAGCAGTGAGAGCTGTAGGTCTGGGTTGTAAGACTATGGACATGAGGAGTGCAGACAGGAGTGGAAGTGATATAGGACAAACAATAGTAGGAATGACTGGAGACATGAGGAGCAAAGAGATCTTTAGGGGAGACATTACTGAAAATAAAATGAGTCATGCAATATGTACGGCAGTACTGACAGGACATTCTGAAAGCAATAACTACTAAGGTAGAGTAGTGACTGGAGACGCAGAAAGCAACTAGGGTGCTAAGCAATATTCATTAAAGGCACTGCGACTAATGAGAAGTACAGAATGGTATTACATTGAGATAGATGGACACATGGCAGGACGGGCTGCAAACCTGAGGAGCACTGAGGGCTAAAAGGTGgtgttaaatgaatacattgtaACAGCGAGGGCATTAGGATAGCAGGGTATGAAATTGGCGTAATTTCCCTTTGCGTGATTATGTGAAATTTCAAGAAAACTATGTGATACTATGTGGAAACAGTCAAATCACAGAGCCAGCATTTAGCGCTATTATATTTTAGAGCAAAATGGGCATGAGGACGTTTTTTACACTAAAAAAAATTGCGCTAAATCTCACACCACAAACAGCAGCTGCTCGAGCTCTGTTAACTTGTACTGTTCCCGTGCTCCCGTGAAGTTTCCCCCTAACAGATGAACAATTGTGTGATGTAATGGTGTAATTTTAGGCATTTCACGTAATCAGCTTAACACTAAATGCAAATTACACTAGATTTTGCAGGTGtaacaaaatgtaaacaatgtCTAATTTAGGCCAGCACCAACTGAGTAGATGTGGAAGAATAAGGGCCATGGGGCAGTAATGCCTGGTCAGATGGGGTGCAGTGTCAGTTGTAGGGCCTTGTTGACTGGGCAGATGGTAAGCAATGACCTGAAATGTGCATTGTTTGTTGGACACACAGATTGAATGGACATGAGCCTGCTATCCATGACAGGGGACAGACGTACCTTGAGGTTGGAGAGCTGTCCGAAGCTTTTAGCGCAGATGCTGCACTCGTACTTGATCTTGCCATTTTCCTTCTTCAATGGATGGGGCAGGATACCAGCACCAGAGGATTGATCCAGCTGCTTGCCCGGACGGACCTCATGTAGAAGACTCTTGCTCTGAGGGGCAGGCCAGAATGCAGCTCTTGGTTGTGCTTGTGGCATGGCcctgttaggcaaggagccacctccagtgggcaggcTGAGGTGGGACATCGTGAACTCTGGTCTAGATGATGACATGGCACAGGTAGCTGAGGGGATCAGGGGATCATTGGTTGTCTGTCCCTCACTAGACCCTTGCTTTGGCAGAGATGTAGGGGAAGGTGACACTGCTCCATAAGTGTATGGAGGGTGCCCTTCTCCAAGGTGTTTGGGGTAGGCAGGGGTTGTGAGCACAGAGATCTCTAAAGGCTTGAGGTCACTTAAACTGTTCAATGAAGTGGGCAATGGGAATGCTGAGGAATAAGATGGGAAAAGAAGCCTGGGACAATGCACTGGAAGAGAGGTGTAGGAATGTTGGTATTGCTGAGAAAGATGGCTCAATGGTGAATAAAGGAGAAAGGATGAGGGGAATCTGCTTAAGGCTAGtggcagatctttatgcagagagGTAGCTGTGTTGTGTGGGCAGATTGGCGCGCCAGCCTGGCAATTTGGGTTAATGTCACTTTGGCCTGGGTCATTTTGGTCTAAAGGACCGGTTTGTCCAGATACTGGTTCCTCAttccaggtcttcacctgcagctGAGCTTCACTGAACAACGTGTTCCTTGAGTCTGCAGTTTGGCTTGAGTCTCTCTTTCGGGGCTTGTCTTGCAGGCttggcttcttttcttcctctttgttCTTGGTTTGCATAGCTGTGATTTTTTGGTCATATGTAGAGTGGTTCATTGGGGTCTGCTGCTGCAGTCCGGAGAAGGTACAGCATGCGGAAAGTACGTTAACCTTTTGTTCTAAAAGATTTAAAGGATGAGTATTGATTTAGAAGTGTCACCACCTATAACAAAAGAATGTTCAACAGCCGCCTACAGCGACAGCTGGACCACAGCAAATACATAAAGggatgatttagagcttggcacaaGGGTTCTCAGTGACAAACGTGAAAGATATCCCATTCACTAAATTTAAACTGCATTAGTATATAGTGTACTTGTAATAAGGCTGACGAGATATCCATTATATTTGTGAGGCAGTACTCAagagccaaactgtaaatcaggccctaattctataGCATAACCTGTAACCACAGAGCACAACCCACATCATAATCAGAGTGAAGCCTGCAACCACTGCAAGAGCACAACATGCAAATGCAGCCAGAACACAGATGGCAAACACTACTTGTGTACAGCCTGCATCCACTGCCAGAGCACGGCTTTCAAAAAAGGCCATTACACAGATGTCTGCAACCACATCCAGGATAGAGCCTGTAAGCAGAGAAGCAGTAAAGCCTTAAGCTGCAAGAACCATGGCCCAGTCCACATCTACAGTCAGTGGACAGGCTGAGCACAATCTATGAGTACAGGTGGAACACAGCCTATGACACAATCAAAGCACAGCCTTCAATGACAATGCAAACAAAGACTATGCGCACAATCAGAGCACATAGTACAAACAACACGGTCAGAACACAGCCTGCAACCACGGCCCTCGCACAGCCCACATTTATTAAAAGATCACAGCCACCATCCACAACCAGAGCAGAACCCGCAACCACACCTAGGGTACAGCCCGTGAGCACCACTAGATTATAGCCCATGACTACAGTTAGAGCATGGTTTGCAAC is a window encoding:
- the ZNF683 gene encoding tissue-resident T-cell transcription regulator protein ZNF683, whose product is MTRDRSDMGTQPVEEVTYIVNDQLWDLHTSFGLPRARATLPQNLAFQYNSSNEVIGVISREYIPPGTRFGPLVGKIYTKETVPKTVKPGCLWMVFSQGCTKKLLDTSDPHHSNWMCYVRRAHSCQLHNLSAGQTDGAIYFHTQRPILADSELLVWDSRADRAQSKDQCAPSEQKVNVLSACCTFSGLQQQTPMNHSTYDQKITAMQTKNKEEEKKPSLQDKPRKRDSSQTADSRNTLFSEAQLQVKTWNEEPVSGQTGPLDQNDPGQSDINPNCQAGAPICPHNTATSLHKDLPLALSRFPSSFLLYSPLSHLSQQYQHSYTSLPVHCPRLLFPSYSSAFPLPTSLNSLSDLKPLEISVLTTPAYPKHLGEGHPPYTYGAVSPSPTSLPKQGSSEGQTTNDPLIPSATCAMSSSRPEFTMSHLSLPTGGGSLPNRAMPQAQPRAAFWPAPQSKSLLHEVRPGKQLDQSSGAGILPHPLKKENGKIKYECSICAKSFGQLSNLKVHLRVHSGERPFQCHICKKCFTQLAHLQKHHLVHTGEKPHQCLVCNKCFSSTSNLKTHLRLHSGERPYQCWLCHTRFTQYIHLKLHRRLHERQQLLCCPSSPPTYLHHANLEVHQRGNCPLFTYHSCPTAKLCETNSMCNQFDLSQDPTPLLERGLDHHRAALLMETLILRKMELGGINTVCSGSRPVHFSRMAPSCFFLKQEEQQRHIQLA